One Natranaerovirga hydrolytica genomic region harbors:
- a CDS encoding serpin family protein translates to MKKILSSLIIVLLTFGIVGCDEFNPETSGLMNTVKPDFERLSKEDVSKVYAEADDIAQTLPSELIDSMNAFAFDLFQELEKEEDSNIFISPFSITTALTMLYNGTDTFTKEEMKEVLHYDSYELSEINEAYQKLIISLLRADADVELDIANSVWIKDDFKPREMFVEQLRQYYFSEVFNRDFSDSNTVDEINNWINDATNEMIPHMLDDINPFTVMYLINAIYFKGDWTHPFEEADTKDESFHMTDEIIDVPMMNQVETLDFFYNEDLIGVELPYGRQRMSMYGFVPRDQTNNIDGIIEKMDFNDFNTLFDEFKEVDNVEVKLPKFKVEYGVKELKDALTNLGMGSAFVDGADLTKIEENLYVGSVAHKAIIEVNEEGSEAAGATIIDIRLESYIEPDTTIDPVFIADQPFLFVIRDNETGAILFMGKINDLT, encoded by the coding sequence ATGAAAAAAATATTAAGCAGTTTAATCATTGTATTATTAACTTTTGGCATAGTTGGATGTGACGAATTCAATCCTGAAACCAGTGGTTTAATGAATACGGTTAAACCAGATTTTGAACGTTTATCTAAAGAAGATGTTTCAAAAGTCTATGCAGAAGCTGATGACATTGCTCAAACGCTTCCTTCTGAGTTAATAGACAGTATGAATGCATTTGCTTTTGACTTGTTTCAGGAACTTGAAAAAGAAGAAGACAGCAATATATTTATATCGCCGTTTAGTATAACCACGGCATTAACAATGTTGTATAATGGAACAGATACGTTTACAAAAGAGGAAATGAAAGAAGTTTTACATTATGACAGTTATGAGTTAAGTGAAATTAACGAAGCCTATCAAAAACTTATTATTAGTTTGTTGCGAGCAGATGCGGATGTAGAATTAGATATTGCCAACTCTGTATGGATAAAAGATGATTTTAAACCAAGAGAAATGTTTGTAGAACAATTAAGACAATATTATTTTAGCGAAGTATTCAATAGGGATTTTTCAGATTCTAATACAGTAGATGAAATCAACAATTGGATCAATGATGCAACCAATGAAATGATTCCACATATGCTTGATGACATCAATCCATTCACAGTAATGTACTTAATTAATGCAATCTATTTTAAAGGGGATTGGACACATCCTTTTGAAGAAGCAGACACAAAAGACGAGAGTTTTCATATGACAGATGAAATCATTGATGTTCCGATGATGAATCAAGTAGAAACTTTGGATTTCTTTTATAATGAGGATTTGATTGGGGTAGAGTTACCTTATGGTAGACAAAGAATGTCAATGTATGGCTTTGTTCCAAGAGATCAAACCAACAACATTGATGGGATAATAGAAAAGATGGACTTTAATGATTTTAATACACTGTTTGATGAATTTAAAGAAGTGGATAATGTAGAAGTCAAATTGCCAAAATTCAAAGTAGAATATGGTGTAAAAGAATTAAAAGACGCATTGACCAACTTAGGTATGGGCTCTGCATTTGTTGATGGTGCTGATCTTACTAAAATTGAAGAAAACTTATATGTTGGATCTGTGGCTCACAAAGCCATTATTGAAGTGAATGAGGAGGGGAGTGAAGCAGCTGGTGCAACAATCATTGATATACGATTAGAATCTTATATTGAGCCAGATACTACTATTGATCCAGTTTTTATAGCCGACCAACCTTTCTTATTTGTTATAAGGGATAATGAAACAGGTGCCATTTTATTTATGGGTAAAATAAATGACTTAACTTGA
- the proB gene encoding glutamate 5-kinase, giving the protein MSNRDYLKDKKRIIVKVGSSTLTHPETGHLNLAKLDKLVQVLSDLKNMGKDVILVSSGAIPIGAKAAGLKEKPTDIAIKQACASVGQATLMMIYQKFFREFGHTAGQILLTKDIMDDEIRKKNAENTFKELCNLDIIPIVNENDTISTEEIEFGDNDTLSAIVAKLVQGDLLILLSDIDGLYTDDPRKDKNAQFIPEVDTIDENLLNMAKGAGSKVGTGGMVTKILAAKIATEAGIDMIISNGNEVKNILKIIEGREKGTLFKGIKIQ; this is encoded by the coding sequence ATGAGTAATAGAGACTATTTAAAAGATAAAAAAAGAATCATTGTAAAAGTTGGGTCATCTACGTTAACCCATCCAGAAACAGGACATTTAAACTTAGCAAAATTAGACAAATTGGTACAAGTACTATCGGACTTAAAAAATATGGGCAAAGACGTTATATTGGTATCTTCTGGTGCTATACCCATAGGTGCTAAAGCAGCTGGTTTAAAAGAAAAACCAACGGATATTGCAATCAAACAAGCATGTGCCTCTGTTGGTCAAGCCACCCTTATGATGATTTATCAAAAGTTCTTTAGAGAATTTGGTCATACGGCTGGTCAGATATTATTAACCAAAGATATTATGGATGATGAAATAAGAAAAAAAAATGCAGAAAACACATTCAAAGAACTGTGTAACTTAGACATTATCCCCATTGTAAATGAAAATGATACCATTTCTACAGAAGAAATAGAATTTGGCGATAATGATACGTTATCAGCTATTGTAGCGAAATTGGTACAAGGGGATTTGTTAATTCTGTTATCCGATATAGATGGACTTTATACGGATGATCCAAGGAAAGATAAAAATGCACAGTTTATTCCAGAAGTAGATACCATCGATGAAAACCTTTTAAATATGGCAAAAGGCGCAGGATCCAAAGTTGGAACAGGTGGTATGGTCACCAAAATATTAGCAGCCAAAATTGCTACAGAAGCAGGTATAGATATGATTATTTCAAATGGTAATGAAGTAAAAAACATACTAAAAATTATTGAAGGCAGAGAAAAAGGCACTTTATTTAAAGGCATAAAGATTCAATAG
- a CDS encoding 5-formyltetrahydrofolate cyclo-ligase yields the protein MMTKKEIRNLIIHQKKSLPFEWVKENSEIIAQKAVEHKMFQKCERVFVYMPFNEEVRTEKIIETAWSHNKKVAIPKIINKKMAFYYINDFNEVKKGFYNILEPINNNKASMDHQTLVIMPGLAFDTKKNRIGYGGGYYDQYLDNQKPLYKIAITFDFQVLKSIPNEPNDIKPDEIMTEKRIIN from the coding sequence ATGATGACAAAAAAAGAAATACGTAATCTTATAATCCATCAAAAAAAATCATTACCTTTTGAATGGGTTAAAGAAAACAGTGAGATCATTGCACAAAAAGCAGTTGAACATAAAATGTTTCAAAAGTGTGAGCGTGTGTTTGTTTATATGCCATTTAATGAAGAAGTAAGAACTGAAAAAATCATTGAAACCGCATGGTCACATAATAAAAAAGTAGCCATACCTAAAATAATCAATAAAAAAATGGCATTTTATTATATTAATGACTTTAATGAAGTCAAGAAGGGTTTTTATAATATTTTAGAACCCATTAACAATAACAAAGCCAGTATGGATCATCAGACATTGGTGATTATGCCAGGATTAGCATTTGATACTAAAAAAAATAGAATTGGTTATGGTGGTGGCTATTATGATCAATATCTAGACAATCAAAAGCCATTATATAAAATTGCCATCACTTTTGACTTTCAAGTGTTAAAAAGCATTCCAAATGAACCCAATGATATCAAACCAGATGAAATTATGACTGAAAAAAGAATAATAAATTAA
- a CDS encoding glutamate-5-semialdehyde dehydrogenase, giving the protein MSNELITKGKQAKSVSRKLSLLSSQQKNDGLTAVAEALVERENEILEANKKDLKNAKEKGITGALYDRLTLTHDRIVGIAEGLRTLINLEDPIGEVLWMKKRPNGLNLGQKRVPLGVIGIIYEARPNVTVDAFGLCFKTGNAVILRGGSEAIYANTKIVEVIQHALESVELPSNAVQLLEDTSRETATKMMQLNEYIDVLIPRGGAGLIQAVVNNSTIPVIETGVGNCHVYIDSDADINMAINVAYNAKTQRPGVCNSCESILIHKEVLDQVVPPLINKLKEKDVEIRGDEAIKKYSDTIIDASEEDWGTEYLDYIVSMKSVDSLEEAINHIDQYGTKHSEAIITNNYEKSNRFLEEVDAAAVYVNASTRFTDGFEFGFGAEIGISTQKLHARGPMGLKELTTTKYIVYGNGQIK; this is encoded by the coding sequence ATGTCAAATGAATTAATAACCAAAGGAAAACAAGCAAAATCCGTTAGTAGAAAATTGAGCTTGCTCAGTTCACAACAAAAAAATGATGGATTGACAGCCGTTGCAGAGGCTTTGGTTGAAAGAGAAAATGAAATCCTAGAAGCCAATAAAAAAGACTTGAAAAATGCAAAAGAAAAAGGCATTACAGGTGCGTTATACGATCGCTTAACCCTTACTCATGATAGAATTGTAGGCATTGCAGAAGGTTTAAGAACTTTAATCAATCTGGAAGATCCAATCGGTGAAGTGCTGTGGATGAAAAAAAGACCTAATGGATTAAATCTTGGACAAAAGCGAGTGCCTTTAGGTGTTATTGGTATCATTTATGAAGCAAGACCCAATGTAACCGTAGATGCTTTTGGACTATGTTTTAAAACAGGTAATGCTGTTATATTAAGAGGTGGTAGCGAAGCCATTTATGCCAATACAAAAATCGTAGAAGTCATTCAGCATGCTTTAGAAAGTGTTGAGTTACCATCAAATGCAGTACAATTATTAGAAGATACCAGTAGAGAAACAGCAACTAAAATGATGCAATTAAATGAATACATAGACGTATTGATACCGAGAGGTGGTGCTGGACTGATTCAAGCAGTTGTTAATAATAGTACCATTCCTGTTATTGAAACAGGTGTAGGGAACTGTCATGTCTATATTGATTCAGATGCAGACATTAATATGGCAATAAATGTAGCTTATAATGCTAAGACTCAAAGACCAGGTGTTTGTAATTCTTGTGAAAGTATATTAATTCATAAAGAGGTATTAGATCAAGTAGTACCACCTCTGATTAATAAATTAAAGGAAAAAGATGTAGAAATTCGTGGAGATGAAGCCATTAAAAAATACAGTGATACAATTATTGATGCATCAGAAGAAGACTGGGGTACAGAGTATTTAGACTATATTGTTTCCATGAAATCTGTAGATTCATTAGAAGAAGCCATTAATCATATTGATCAATATGGTACAAAGCATTCAGAAGCGATTATTACCAATAACTACGAAAAATCCAATCGATTTTTAGAAGAAGTAGATGCTGCGGCTGTATATGTGAATGCCTCTACAAGATTTACAGATGGATTTGAATTTGGTTTTGGTGCAGAAATTGGTATCAGCACACAAAAGCTTCATGCAAGAGGACCAATGGGGTTAAAAGAATTAACAACAACAAAATATATCGTCTATGGTAATGGACAAATTAAATAA
- a CDS encoding NAD(P)/FAD-dependent oxidoreductase translates to MGKNTVTVIGGGASGLVASIICARAGAKVTLIERMNQLGKKILATGNGKCNLTNTNLTPNHYNGNQPKFVISTLNQFNVEDTLNFFKDLGIYPRIDNGYVYPYSNQASAVLEVLQYEVDRLKVKVIYEEEVNSVTKNNNQFMIHTNKSKYYAHKVILSTGGQSYPNLGSNGSGYKIAEQLGHTLVKPYPGLVQLKAKADYFKRIKGVRVNGSLSLYNDNRLVKKEYGEILFTDYGLSGIATLQISRFIKENIKDNKIKVCLDLMPELEEDVLDQLLIQRFEQMPYKTIEQSLVGLINNKLIPIIIKESKGNPNEKVSQLSKNIRHNLVKQLKEWIVYITGTNNWDQSQVTVGGISTDEIHPNTLESKLIEHLYFTGEVMDIDGDCGGYNLQWAWSTGYIAGLSATNKN, encoded by the coding sequence ATGGGTAAGAACACAGTAACAGTTATAGGCGGAGGTGCTTCTGGTCTTGTAGCGTCCATTATTTGCGCAAGAGCAGGTGCAAAAGTCACCCTAATTGAACGTATGAATCAATTAGGCAAAAAGATATTAGCAACAGGCAATGGTAAATGCAATCTGACCAATACCAACCTGACGCCTAATCACTATAATGGCAACCAACCAAAATTTGTAATATCAACACTTAACCAATTTAATGTTGAAGATACTTTAAACTTTTTTAAAGACTTAGGCATTTATCCTAGAATAGATAATGGGTATGTGTATCCATATTCCAATCAAGCTTCTGCTGTGTTAGAGGTATTGCAATACGAAGTAGATAGATTAAAAGTTAAGGTGATCTATGAAGAGGAAGTTAATTCAGTCACTAAAAATAATAATCAATTTATGATACACACCAATAAAAGCAAATATTATGCTCATAAAGTTATCCTTTCTACGGGAGGACAATCATACCCTAATCTTGGCTCGAATGGTAGTGGGTACAAGATAGCAGAACAACTTGGACATACTCTTGTTAAACCCTATCCAGGTTTGGTACAATTAAAAGCCAAAGCAGATTATTTTAAAAGAATCAAAGGCGTTAGGGTTAATGGCTCCCTTTCTTTGTATAATGATAATCGATTAGTGAAAAAAGAATATGGAGAAATATTATTTACGGATTATGGTTTATCGGGAATAGCAACGTTACAAATCAGTCGATTTATAAAAGAAAATATAAAAGATAATAAAATAAAAGTGTGTTTAGATTTGATGCCAGAGTTAGAAGAAGACGTATTAGATCAGTTATTAATCCAACGATTTGAACAAATGCCTTACAAAACTATTGAACAAAGTTTGGTAGGGTTAATCAATAATAAATTAATACCTATTATTATAAAAGAATCAAAAGGTAATCCTAATGAAAAAGTAAGTCAACTATCCAAAAACATACGTCACAATTTAGTCAAGCAATTAAAAGAATGGATAGTTTATATTACTGGAACCAACAATTGGGATCAATCGCAAGTCACTGTAGGTGGTATATCTACAGATGAAATTCACCCCAATACCCTAGAATCAAAATTAATAGAGCATTTGTACTTTACTGGAGAAGTAATGGATATTGATGGTGATTGTGGTGGCTATAATTTGCAATGGGCATGGAGTACTGGTTACATAGCTGGTCTTTCTGCAACAAATAAAAATTAA
- a CDS encoding DUF896 domain-containing protein has translation MEQKKIDRINELAKKKKTEGLTEAETKEQQALREEYLSLIRGNFRNTLDSIKVKDEDGNVRPLKKKE, from the coding sequence ATGGAACAAAAGAAAATAGATAGAATTAATGAACTGGCAAAGAAAAAAAAGACAGAAGGTTTAACAGAAGCTGAGACAAAAGAACAACAAGCACTAAGAGAAGAATATTTATCTTTAATTCGAGGTAATTTTAGAAATACTTTAGACAGTATAAAAGTAAAAGATGAAGATGGGAATGTTAGGCCATTAAAGAAGAAAGAATGA
- a CDS encoding phosphoribosylaminoimidazolesuccinocarboxamide synthase, whose product MKHIYTGKTKDVYQLEEGNYLLKFKDDVTGEDGVFDPGSNQVGLTIEGAGRAGLSLTKYFFEKLNEKGIATHYVDANIKEATMTVKPAKVFGKGLEVICRFRAVGSFLRRYKSYAKEGQPLNAFVEVTLKDDELQDPPITKDALDMLGILSADEYEILKKLTQDICRIIKDDLASKGIELYDIKLEFGRSEKDDHIMLIDEISGGNMRAFKDGKYIEPLELEKLILS is encoded by the coding sequence ATGAAACATATTTATACTGGAAAAACAAAAGATGTTTATCAATTAGAAGAAGGTAATTATTTATTGAAGTTTAAAGACGATGTAACAGGTGAAGACGGTGTATTTGATCCTGGTTCTAACCAAGTGGGTTTGACAATAGAAGGTGCAGGAAGAGCAGGCCTTTCTTTAACAAAGTATTTTTTTGAAAAATTAAATGAAAAAGGAATTGCTACTCACTATGTTGATGCCAATATTAAAGAAGCAACTATGACAGTAAAGCCTGCAAAAGTTTTTGGTAAGGGTTTAGAAGTGATTTGTCGCTTTAGAGCAGTAGGAAGTTTTTTAAGACGATACAAATCTTATGCAAAAGAAGGGCAACCATTAAATGCTTTTGTAGAAGTCACTTTAAAAGATGATGAATTACAAGACCCACCAATTACAAAAGATGCTTTAGATATGTTAGGCATTCTATCGGCTGACGAATACGAAATCTTAAAAAAATTAACTCAAGATATTTGTAGGATTATAAAGGATGATTTAGCAAGTAAAGGGATAGAATTATATGATATTAAACTTGAATTTGGTCGTTCAGAAAAAGATGATCACATTATGCTAATTGATGAAATATCAGGAGGTAATATGAGAGCCTTTAAAGATGGCAAATACATTGAGCCTTTAGAATTAGAGAAATTAATATTAAGTTAA
- a CDS encoding NCS2 family permease: protein MEKVKYPLFKKEDLDGFFALFQNNLANFVLIAVTMIGMGFPSSIVYGRVIPGAAIAVFFGNMYYAHMAKKLAEKENRNDVTALSYGISTPIMFIYLFGVLGPALALTEDPELAWKIGMAACFLGGLVEAFGSVIGNWLHRILPRAAMLGALAGVAFTFIGGELFFQTYEMPMVGLFVLGIILIGLIGKKKMPFKIPASLFAIVIGTVMAYILGDAQVSDITTGLSNLGFYGFLPTLGALEGMSLLFTSMIGLLAVLLPISIYNFIETMNNVEAMAAAGDKYSVGEAQLADGVGTMVGTLFGGVFPTTVYIASVGAKWMNAGRGYTILNGFVFLLTSAFGVIASMSEIIPVPVIAPILVFVGISMVSQTFSSVKQSHYPAVVIAMFPYFANYVMTRFNNAAAEVVEGISPGIVPLGNGAMFTGLIWGAILVFIIDNQYIKATLAALVGALLSAIGLMHSSELVFLLDYRYTVGYVILALLFVYFGTVGKENALEQPNKMKQSA, encoded by the coding sequence ATGGAAAAAGTAAAGTACCCTTTATTTAAGAAGGAAGATTTGGATGGCTTTTTTGCACTGTTTCAAAACAACTTAGCAAACTTTGTGCTTATTGCTGTCACAATGATTGGTATGGGATTCCCTTCTAGCATTGTATATGGCAGAGTGATTCCTGGTGCAGCCATTGCTGTATTTTTTGGTAATATGTATTATGCCCATATGGCTAAGAAATTAGCTGAAAAAGAAAACCGTAACGATGTAACGGCTTTGTCTTATGGTATCAGTACACCGATTATGTTTATTTATTTATTCGGTGTATTAGGTCCTGCATTGGCTTTAACAGAAGATCCAGAATTGGCTTGGAAAATTGGTATGGCAGCCTGTTTCTTAGGTGGTTTAGTTGAAGCATTTGGTAGTGTTATTGGTAATTGGTTACATAGAATTTTACCAAGAGCTGCTATGCTAGGTGCTTTAGCTGGAGTTGCGTTTACTTTTATTGGTGGCGAATTATTTTTCCAAACCTATGAAATGCCTATGGTTGGATTATTCGTTCTTGGTATTATACTCATTGGATTAATTGGCAAGAAAAAAATGCCATTTAAAATTCCAGCTTCACTTTTTGCAATTGTCATTGGTACTGTAATGGCCTATATCTTAGGTGATGCTCAAGTAAGTGATATTACCACTGGATTATCTAATTTAGGGTTTTATGGTTTCTTACCAACTCTTGGTGCCCTTGAAGGTATGTCCTTACTATTTACTTCTATGATTGGCTTATTAGCCGTTTTATTACCAATATCTATTTATAACTTCATTGAAACAATGAATAATGTTGAAGCAATGGCTGCAGCAGGAGACAAATACTCTGTTGGCGAAGCACAGTTAGCTGACGGTGTTGGTACTATGGTTGGTACTTTATTTGGTGGTGTCTTCCCGACTACTGTTTATATTGCTTCTGTAGGTGCAAAATGGATGAATGCTGGTAGAGGATACACCATTCTTAATGGTTTTGTTTTCTTATTAACTTCTGCATTTGGAGTTATAGCATCAATGTCCGAGATTATTCCTGTACCTGTTATTGCACCAATTTTAGTATTTGTTGGTATTTCTATGGTATCTCAAACTTTTTCTTCTGTAAAACAAAGTCATTATCCAGCAGTTGTTATTGCAATGTTTCCTTATTTTGCAAATTACGTTATGACCCGTTTTAACAATGCAGCTGCCGAAGTTGTTGAAGGGATTTCTCCAGGTATTGTTCCATTAGGTAATGGTGCTATGTTTACAGGACTTATATGGGGTGCTATATTGGTATTTATAATTGATAATCAATATATAAAAGCAACGCTTGCGGCATTAGTTGGTGCTTTATTATCCGCTATTGGACTGATGCACTCATCTGAGTTGGTTTTCCTACTAGATTATAGATATACCGTTGGATATGTTATTTTAGCATTATTATTTGTTTATTTTGGTACAGTAGGCAAAGAAAATGCTTTAGAACAACCCAATAAAATGAAACAATCTGCTTAA
- a CDS encoding NAD(P)/FAD-dependent oxidoreductase, which translates to MIRINQLKFDINHKEEDILLRICKKLKINKEHIVAYTLSKKSIDARKENDIKIVYAIDVTVENEEAILKDINDNNVMLTKEKIYTLGEVKINPIKERPVIIGTGPAGLFCALILAENGFNPLIIERGKPVEERIKDVNAFWKGKPLNPNSNVQFGEGGAGTFSDGKLNTMVKDRFARNKKVLETFVEAGAPSEILYYNKPHIGTDYLREVVKNMRKKLIALGAEIRFNTTLTNIISEDDTLKAIEVNDQEVIPCSHLVLAIGHSARDTFEMLYKNNITMDSKPFAIGVRIEHPQTLINKNQYGKHFSHPNLPVAEYKLTHKCKNGRSIYSFCMCPGGLVVNAASETGRIVTNGMSNYKRNEENANSAIIVTVKPEDFSSNEPLAGVAFQRKWEEKAFEIGGQSYKIPIQLVKDFIADTPSKTLGKVIPSFKEQKVLTNLNEALPKYVIESIKEGLYAFDKKIKGFAMDDAILSGVETRTSSPIRINRDETYQSNIKGVYPCGEGAGYAGGITSAAMDGIKTAEAIMAIKR; encoded by the coding sequence ATGATTAGAATTAATCAATTAAAGTTTGACATCAACCATAAAGAGGAAGACATCTTATTAAGGATATGTAAAAAACTAAAAATAAATAAAGAGCATATTGTGGCGTATACACTATCAAAAAAATCAATTGATGCAAGAAAAGAAAATGATATAAAAATTGTATATGCCATAGACGTAACGGTTGAAAATGAAGAAGCCATTTTAAAAGACATTAACGATAATAATGTTATGTTAACAAAAGAGAAAATTTATACCCTTGGAGAGGTTAAAATTAATCCTATAAAAGAAAGACCTGTTATTATAGGAACAGGACCTGCAGGATTATTTTGTGCTTTGATTTTAGCTGAAAATGGCTTCAATCCCTTGATAATAGAGCGTGGGAAGCCAGTAGAAGAACGCATCAAAGATGTTAATGCTTTTTGGAAAGGCAAACCTTTAAATCCTAACTCCAATGTACAATTTGGAGAAGGGGGCGCAGGTACATTTTCGGATGGTAAATTGAATACAATGGTAAAGGATCGATTTGCTAGAAATAAAAAAGTCCTTGAAACCTTTGTAGAAGCAGGTGCACCCTCTGAAATACTTTATTACAACAAACCTCACATTGGAACAGATTACTTAAGAGAAGTTGTAAAGAATATGAGAAAAAAACTCATAGCATTAGGTGCAGAGATTCGTTTTAACACAACGCTTACCAATATAATTTCAGAAGATGATACTTTAAAAGCAATAGAAGTTAATGATCAAGAAGTGATTCCATGCAGTCACTTGGTATTGGCAATTGGCCACAGTGCTAGAGATACTTTTGAAATGTTATATAAAAACAACATTACTATGGACAGTAAGCCTTTTGCTATAGGCGTGCGTATTGAGCACCCACAAACATTAATTAATAAAAATCAATATGGTAAACACTTTTCACACCCTAATTTGCCAGTAGCAGAATACAAACTGACTCATAAATGTAAAAATGGTAGAAGCATTTATTCCTTTTGTATGTGTCCAGGTGGTTTGGTTGTAAACGCAGCCTCTGAAACAGGGCGCATTGTTACCAATGGTATGAGCAACTATAAAAGAAATGAAGAAAATGCCAACAGTGCAATCATTGTAACCGTTAAACCAGAAGATTTTTCTTCCAATGAGCCACTGGCTGGTGTTGCGTTTCAAAGGAAATGGGAAGAAAAAGCATTTGAAATAGGTGGTCAATCCTATAAAATACCCATTCAATTGGTAAAAGATTTTATAGCCGATACACCTTCAAAAACCTTAGGAAAAGTAATCCCTTCATTTAAGGAACAAAAAGTATTAACCAATCTTAATGAAGCATTACCCAAATACGTTATTGAATCCATAAAAGAGGGGTTATATGCATTTGACAAAAAAATAAAGGGATTTGCAATGGATGATGCAATCTTATCAGGTGTTGAAACAAGGACCTCCTCACCCATAAGAATTAATAGGGACGAAACCTATCAAAGCAATATCAAAGGGGTGTATCCTTGTGGTGAAGGAGCAGGCTATGCTGGTGGCATCACATCAGCTGCTATGGACGGTATCAAAACAGCAGAAGCCATTATGGCAATTAAACGCTAA
- a CDS encoding bifunctional folylpolyglutamate synthase/dihydrofolate synthase encodes MTYDEALDYIHSTLKFGSKLGLENIKKLLALMGNPQNHLKFIHIAGTNGKGSVGSMTGCILKESGYTVGMFTSPYIETFTERIVINDQQIEKKELATITATIKKAIEQMIQEGYNHPTEFEIVTALGLQYFYEKECDLVVLEVGMGGRLDATNVIDTPLASVITSISLDHTQYLGDTIDKIAYEKCGIIKENGLTISYPEQDERALKVIQDTAKIKKNPLIIGKNQYTIVEQTLEKTVFNYKAYKGLQIHLLGQHQILNAITAITIIEALNEYQGYNISQKDIFNGLKQAKWMARLEILQNNPYFIIDGAHNLSGIKALSQAIEDYIKDKRLIFLIGLLRDKAYEEVLETIGHQANVIITTTPDNPRALPAEELGEVAKKYCSHVIIEEDIDQSVNQALTLAQKDDVIVSFGSLYLIGEIRKIIQKKHSNE; translated from the coding sequence ATGACGTACGATGAGGCATTAGACTATATACACAGCACGTTAAAATTTGGTTCAAAATTAGGTTTGGAGAATATAAAAAAATTATTGGCATTAATGGGAAATCCTCAGAATCACTTAAAATTTATACATATTGCTGGAACCAATGGCAAAGGCTCTGTTGGTTCTATGACAGGGTGTATTTTAAAAGAAAGTGGTTATACAGTAGGGATGTTTACATCTCCCTACATTGAAACATTTACAGAGCGGATTGTTATTAATGATCAACAAATTGAAAAAAAAGAATTGGCTACTATTACGGCAACCATAAAGAAAGCCATTGAACAAATGATTCAAGAAGGATACAATCATCCAACAGAATTTGAAATTGTTACGGCACTGGGTTTACAGTATTTTTATGAAAAAGAATGTGATTTAGTGGTTTTGGAAGTGGGTATGGGCGGACGATTAGATGCCACTAATGTTATTGATACCCCATTAGCATCCGTTATCACATCCATTAGCTTGGATCATACCCAGTACTTAGGTGACACCATTGACAAAATTGCTTATGAAAAATGTGGTATAATTAAAGAAAATGGTCTTACCATATCTTATCCAGAACAAGATGAAAGGGCATTAAAAGTCATACAAGATACAGCAAAAATAAAGAAAAATCCTTTAATAATAGGTAAAAATCAATACACGATAGTAGAACAAACCCTAGAAAAAACAGTTTTTAACTATAAAGCATATAAAGGACTACAGATTCATTTATTAGGGCAACATCAAATACTTAACGCCATTACAGCCATAACCATTATAGAAGCCCTCAATGAGTACCAAGGATATAACATCAGTCAAAAAGATATTTTCAATGGGCTTAAACAAGCAAAATGGATGGCTAGACTTGAAATCCTGCAAAACAATCCTTATTTTATCATAGATGGCGCCCATAATTTATCCGGTATTAAAGCTTTATCTCAAGCCATAGAAGATTATATAAAGGATAAAAGGTTAATATTTTTAATTGGACTGTTAAGAGATAAAGCATATGAAGAAGTTTTAGAGACAATTGGTCATCAAGCAAATGTCATTATCACGACAACACCTGATAATCCAAGAGCATTACCTGCTGAGGAATTAGGAGAAGTAGCAAAAAAATATTGTTCTCATGTGATTATAGAAGAAGATATTGATCAATCGGTTAATCAAGCACTAACATTAGCTCAAAAAGATGATGTGATTGTGTCCTTTGGTTCTTTATATTTAATTGGTGAAATTAGAAAGATAATCCAAAAAAAACATAGCAATGAATAG